The following are encoded together in the Hemicordylus capensis ecotype Gifberg chromosome 4, rHemCap1.1.pri, whole genome shotgun sequence genome:
- the PPDPF gene encoding pancreatic progenitor cell differentiation and proliferation factor, with translation MAAIPSSGSLVATHDYYRRRLGSTSSNSSCGSAEYSGEVIPHHPGLPKSDPGHWWASFFFGKPTHPVMTTVSESPENSGTFQVANGMITCGLAQEVMRKRHASEPSKPNSGPSA, from the exons ATGGCAGCAATCCCGTCAAGCGGCTCCCTTGTGGCAACCCACGACTACTACAGAA GGCGTCTGGGTTCCACATCCAGCAACAGCTCCTGTGGAAGTGCTGAGTACTCTGGAGAAGTTATCCCTCACCATCCAG GTCTCCCCAAGTCTGACCCTGGACACTGGTGGGCCAGCTTCTTCTTTGGCAAGCCAACCCATCCGGTTATGACAACAGTATCGGAATCCCCAGAGAA CTCAGGAACCTTCCAGGTGGCAAACGGCATGATCACATGTGGCCTGGCTCAGGAAGTGATGAGGAAGCGCCATGCCAGCGAGCCCAGCAAACCCAACAGTGGCCCCTCTGCGTGA